A window from Solanum stenotomum isolate F172 chromosome 7, ASM1918654v1, whole genome shotgun sequence encodes these proteins:
- the LOC125871291 gene encoding uncharacterized protein LOC125871291, translated as MNFNLGDCSNNNDEDFSSSSSSSLDLDFFPSTEHHDNLINQLRMNNYMFQQVLQNHTNEVFIGGSIPGHVVINRDREATDDNLFRHYFSATPRFNDAIFRRRYRMSRNLFLRIVDAIKDHDTYFEQRIDALGRFGLSTLQKITAVFRMLAYGLPADSTDEYVKIGESTTIESMKRFCRAIVEVFGEQYLRSPTPNNVARLLHIGEQRGFPGMLGSLDCMHWKWKNCPTAWAGQYTGRSGSPTIILEVVADYDLWIWHAYFGLPSTNNDINVLESSHLFSNLASGIAPPAHYVIQGKEYDMGYYLADGIYPKWTLTFLEKGNAT; from the exons ATGAATTTCAATCTTGGAGATTGttctaataataatgatgaagaTTTTTCTTCTTCGTCATCATCTTCGTTAGATTTAGATTTTTTTCCTAGTACAGAACACCATGATAATTTAATAAATCAGCTACGTATGAACAACTACATGTTCCAACAAGTTCTACAAAACCATACTAATGAAGTTTTCATAGGTGGCTCCATTCCAGGTCATGTGGTAATCAATCGTGATCGTGAGGCGACTGATGATAATTTATTTCGTCATTATTTTTCAGCCACACCACGCtttaatgatgcaatatttcgCCGTCGTTATCGAATGTCCCGCAATTTGTTTCTTCGTATCGTTGATGCAATTAAAGATCACGACACGTACTTTGAACAACGCATTGATGCACTAGGTAGATTTGGATTATCTACTTTGCAAAAAATTACCGCTGTGTTTAGAATGTTGGCATACGGTTTGCCAGCGGATTCCACTGACGAATACGTGAAAATTGGAGAGTCAACTACGATTGAAAGTATGAAGAGATTTTGTCGAGCTATTGTAGAGGTTTTTGGTGAGCAATATTTGAGATCACCAACACCTAACAATGTTGCGAGGCTTCTACACATTGGTGAGCAGCGTGGTTTCCCAGGAATGTTAGGTAGTCTAGATTGCATGCACTGGAAATGGAAAAATTGTCCAACGGCATGGGCTGGGCAATACACAGGTCGTAGTGGATCACCAACAATTATTCTTGAAGTTGTTGCTGATTATGACCTTTGGATATGGCATGCTTATTTTGGTTTGCCTAGCACCAATAACGATATTAATGTTTTAGAGTCATCACATTTATTTTCCAATCTTGCTAGCGGTATTGCGCCTCCCGCCCATTATGTTATTCAAGGAAAAGAATACGATATGGGTTATTATTTAGCTGATGGTATATATCCTAAATG GACTCTCACATTTTTGGAGAAAGGAAAtgctacatga
- the LOC125870616 gene encoding probable inactive histone-lysine N-methyltransferase SUVR2 isoform X1 yields MPVNPRVKKAFRAMKSIGISEEKVKPILKSLLKLYDKNWELIEEENYRALADAIFEKEDAEVAEHKKPENNEVHDVPLVQREEVLEEEAVPEEPERPLKRLRLRYQEGQASPSSNNSSAGTSLKRPRREEEGELSGPRYQNQSQGEANPSSVRKNLRLNETETSPIASRGQSSVAAKSSHALKLKEPKTEPGVELSSKQKMSGSLSLIKPKDEPYTDDMPQFEVPIAVIHPEPSNKGDTSSGNTSRRHSETPEPLAIELRGGRDSVEEITTSLNGVTTSRELIEVQDRCHTDVDIASSPSGEVKISIYCDPALCRSSDFHTPSVESVMKMVELKCLKSYKILDPNFSLMKLMKDMCECVLELGTQHSPELQSTTDVAAENDFGSRSMTVNSSNGFMNFEIDAGDAQPKIPRPSPPRNGEDYIQAGQIASMGNCGSIPETDQNGIEQTNPWSMEAPCELILGEIGTFDSLNELLNSNLGAGEAQPEITHLNSYFGEDSTQADHTASMGNCGIAPETSQSRLEEVVSREATPRDVGSVEVIDITKGQENVIISLVNEVNSNHPPSFHYIASNVVFQNAYVNFSLARIGDDNSCSTCSGDCLSLSTPCACAHITDGDFAYTKEGLIKEEFLKECISMNRDPKKHCQFFCKECPLERSKNEDIIEACKGHLMRNFIKECWWKCGCSKQCGNRVVQRGISHKLQVFMTPEGKGWGLRTLEDLPRGAFVCEYVGEVLTNTELFDRVARSPNGEEHSYPALLDADWGSEGVLKDEEALCLDATFYGNVARFINHRCFDSNLVEIPVEIETPDHHYYHLAFFTTRKIKAMEELTWDYGTDFDDLEHPVKAFSCHCSSKFCRNMKRPSRSRSRR; encoded by the exons ATGCCGGTCAATCCAAGAGTAAAGAAGGCATTTCGTGCTATGAAAAGTATTGGCATCTCTGAGGAAAAGGTGAAGCCAATCTTGAAGAGCCTTCTCAAACTATATGACAAAAATTGGGAGCTTATTGAAGAGGAAAATTATAGAGCACTTGCAGATGCTATATTTGAAAAGGAGGATGCAGAG GTGGCAGAACATAAGAAGCCTGAAAATAATGAAGTACATGATGTG CCGCTTGTGCAGCGAGAGGAAGTTTTAGAGGAAGAAGCAGTGCCTGAGGAGCCTGAAAGACCACTAAAGAGATTGCGATTAAGATATCAAGAAGGTCAAGCTTCACCTTCCTCTAACAATTCTAGTGCCGGGACTTCTCTTAAAAGGCCTAGGCGGGAGGAGGAAGGTGAATTATCTGGACCTCGTTATCAGAACCAGTCACAAGGGGAAGCAAATCCTAGTTCTGTTAGGAAAAATCTCAGGTTGAACGAAACTGAAACATCTCCGATCGCGTCCAGGGGTCAGAGTTCGGTTGCTGCTAAATCTTCCCATGCATTAAAACTCAAAGAGCCAAAGACAGAACCAGGTGTAGAATTGTCCTCTAAACAGAAGATGTCGGGATCCCTTTCTTTAATCAAGCCTAAGGATGAACCATATACTGATGATATGCCACAGTTTGAGGTTCCTATTGCTGTTATTCACCCAG AGCCGTCAAACAAGGGAGATACTTCAAGTGGTAACACCTCAAGGAGACATTCAGAAACTCCTGAACCTTTAGCGATAGAACTAAGAGGTGGAAGAGATTCAGTTGAGGAAATTACGACTTCATTGAATGGAGTGACAACCAGTCGTGAGCTGATAGAAGTCCAGGATAGATGTCACACTGATGTAGATATTGCCTCCTCACCATCTGGAGAGGTAAAAATCTCTATTTACTGTGACCCAGCTCTTTGTAGATCATCAGATTTCCATACGCCGAGTGTAGAATCAGTTATGAAGATGGTGGAGCTTAAATGTCTTAAATCATACAAAATCCTGGACCCTAACTTTTCTCTGATGAAGCTGATGAAAGACATGTGTGAGTGTGTTTTGGAACTGGGAACTCAACATAGTCCTGAATTGCAATCAACCACAGATGTTGCTGCAGAAAATGATTTCGGCTCGAGAAGCATGACTGTTAATTCCTCAAATGgatttatgaattttgaaattgatgCTGGGGATGCTCAACCAAAGATACCCCGACCCTCTCCTCCTCGTAATGGTGAAGACTACATTCAAGCTGGTCAGATTGCATCAATGGGCAACTGTGGTAGTATTCCAGAAACTGACCAGAATGGTATTGAGCAGACTAATCCATGGAGTATGGAGGCTCCATGTGAATTAATTCTAGGTGAAATAGGTACATTTGATTCCTTAAATGAGTTGCTGAACTCTAATCTTGGTGCTGGGGAAGCTCAACCAGAGATAACCCATCTCAATTCTTATTTTGGTGAAGACAGCACTCAAGCTGATCATACAGCATCAATGGGCAACTGTGGTATTGCTCCAGAGACCAGTCAGAGTCGTCTTGAGGAGGTGGTTTCGCGTGAAGCGACTCCACGTGATGTAGGGTCTGTTGAAGTCATTGATATAACCAAGGGGCAAGAAAATGTTATAATTTCTTTGGTGAATGAAGTTAATAGCAATCATCCACCATCATTTCACTACATAGCTTCCAATGTGGTTTTCCAGAATGCATATGTAAACTTTTCTCTGGCTCGTATTGGAGATGATAATAGTTGTTCAACTTGCTCTGGTGATTGTTTATCATTGTCCACACCTTGTGCTTGTGCACACATAACCGACGGTGATTTCGCCTACACAAAGGAAGGCCTTATAAAAGAAgagtttcttaaagaatgtatTTCCATGAATCGTGACCCCAAGAAACACTGCCAGTTCTTTTGCAAAGAGTGCCCATTGGAAAGATCAAAAAATGAGGACATTATAGAAGCTTGTAAAGGTCATCTGATGAGAAACTTCATAAAAGAGTGTTGGTGGAAATGTGGCTGTAGTAAACAATGTGGCAACCGTGTAGTACAGCGAGGTATAAGCCATAAGTTACAG GTCTTTATGACTCCGGAGGGGAAAGGATGGGGCTTGCGGACCCTTGAAGACCTTCCTCGAGGTGCTTTTGTCTGTGAATATGTTGGAGAAGTTCTGACCAACACAGAACTCTTTGATCGTGTTGCACGGAGCCCCAATGGGGAGGAACATTCTTATCCAGCCCTGCTGGATGCTGACTGGGGTTCAGAGGGTGTCCTAAAGGATGAGGAGGCTCTTTGTTTGGATGCTACATTTTATGGGAATGTTGCCAGGTTCATCAATCACAG ATGCTTCGATTCAAATTTGGTTGAAATACCAGTTGAAATAGAGACTCCTGATCACCACTACTATCAT CTTGCTTttttcactacaagaaaaattaAGGCAATGGAGGAGCTCACTTGG GATTATGGTACTGATTTTGATGATCTTGAACATCCAGTAAAAGCATTTAGCTGCCATTGCAGTAGCAAGTTCTGCCGAAATATGAAACGTCCAAGCC GATCTAGATCAAGAAGGTAG
- the LOC125870616 gene encoding probable inactive histone-lysine N-methyltransferase SUVR2 isoform X2: MPVNPRVKKAFRAMKSIGISEEKVKPILKSLLKLYDKNWELIEEENYRALADAIFEKEDAEVAEHKKPENNEPLVQREEVLEEEAVPEEPERPLKRLRLRYQEGQASPSSNNSSAGTSLKRPRREEEGELSGPRYQNQSQGEANPSSVRKNLRLNETETSPIASRGQSSVAAKSSHALKLKEPKTEPGVELSSKQKMSGSLSLIKPKDEPYTDDMPQFEVPIAVIHPEPSNKGDTSSGNTSRRHSETPEPLAIELRGGRDSVEEITTSLNGVTTSRELIEVQDRCHTDVDIASSPSGEVKISIYCDPALCRSSDFHTPSVESVMKMVELKCLKSYKILDPNFSLMKLMKDMCECVLELGTQHSPELQSTTDVAAENDFGSRSMTVNSSNGFMNFEIDAGDAQPKIPRPSPPRNGEDYIQAGQIASMGNCGSIPETDQNGIEQTNPWSMEAPCELILGEIGTFDSLNELLNSNLGAGEAQPEITHLNSYFGEDSTQADHTASMGNCGIAPETSQSRLEEVVSREATPRDVGSVEVIDITKGQENVIISLVNEVNSNHPPSFHYIASNVVFQNAYVNFSLARIGDDNSCSTCSGDCLSLSTPCACAHITDGDFAYTKEGLIKEEFLKECISMNRDPKKHCQFFCKECPLERSKNEDIIEACKGHLMRNFIKECWWKCGCSKQCGNRVVQRGISHKLQVFMTPEGKGWGLRTLEDLPRGAFVCEYVGEVLTNTELFDRVARSPNGEEHSYPALLDADWGSEGVLKDEEALCLDATFYGNVARFINHRCFDSNLVEIPVEIETPDHHYYHLAFFTTRKIKAMEELTWDYGTDFDDLEHPVKAFSCHCSSKFCRNMKRPSRSRSRR; this comes from the exons ATGCCGGTCAATCCAAGAGTAAAGAAGGCATTTCGTGCTATGAAAAGTATTGGCATCTCTGAGGAAAAGGTGAAGCCAATCTTGAAGAGCCTTCTCAAACTATATGACAAAAATTGGGAGCTTATTGAAGAGGAAAATTATAGAGCACTTGCAGATGCTATATTTGAAAAGGAGGATGCAGAG GTGGCAGAACATAAGAAGCCTGAAAATAATGAA CCGCTTGTGCAGCGAGAGGAAGTTTTAGAGGAAGAAGCAGTGCCTGAGGAGCCTGAAAGACCACTAAAGAGATTGCGATTAAGATATCAAGAAGGTCAAGCTTCACCTTCCTCTAACAATTCTAGTGCCGGGACTTCTCTTAAAAGGCCTAGGCGGGAGGAGGAAGGTGAATTATCTGGACCTCGTTATCAGAACCAGTCACAAGGGGAAGCAAATCCTAGTTCTGTTAGGAAAAATCTCAGGTTGAACGAAACTGAAACATCTCCGATCGCGTCCAGGGGTCAGAGTTCGGTTGCTGCTAAATCTTCCCATGCATTAAAACTCAAAGAGCCAAAGACAGAACCAGGTGTAGAATTGTCCTCTAAACAGAAGATGTCGGGATCCCTTTCTTTAATCAAGCCTAAGGATGAACCATATACTGATGATATGCCACAGTTTGAGGTTCCTATTGCTGTTATTCACCCAG AGCCGTCAAACAAGGGAGATACTTCAAGTGGTAACACCTCAAGGAGACATTCAGAAACTCCTGAACCTTTAGCGATAGAACTAAGAGGTGGAAGAGATTCAGTTGAGGAAATTACGACTTCATTGAATGGAGTGACAACCAGTCGTGAGCTGATAGAAGTCCAGGATAGATGTCACACTGATGTAGATATTGCCTCCTCACCATCTGGAGAGGTAAAAATCTCTATTTACTGTGACCCAGCTCTTTGTAGATCATCAGATTTCCATACGCCGAGTGTAGAATCAGTTATGAAGATGGTGGAGCTTAAATGTCTTAAATCATACAAAATCCTGGACCCTAACTTTTCTCTGATGAAGCTGATGAAAGACATGTGTGAGTGTGTTTTGGAACTGGGAACTCAACATAGTCCTGAATTGCAATCAACCACAGATGTTGCTGCAGAAAATGATTTCGGCTCGAGAAGCATGACTGTTAATTCCTCAAATGgatttatgaattttgaaattgatgCTGGGGATGCTCAACCAAAGATACCCCGACCCTCTCCTCCTCGTAATGGTGAAGACTACATTCAAGCTGGTCAGATTGCATCAATGGGCAACTGTGGTAGTATTCCAGAAACTGACCAGAATGGTATTGAGCAGACTAATCCATGGAGTATGGAGGCTCCATGTGAATTAATTCTAGGTGAAATAGGTACATTTGATTCCTTAAATGAGTTGCTGAACTCTAATCTTGGTGCTGGGGAAGCTCAACCAGAGATAACCCATCTCAATTCTTATTTTGGTGAAGACAGCACTCAAGCTGATCATACAGCATCAATGGGCAACTGTGGTATTGCTCCAGAGACCAGTCAGAGTCGTCTTGAGGAGGTGGTTTCGCGTGAAGCGACTCCACGTGATGTAGGGTCTGTTGAAGTCATTGATATAACCAAGGGGCAAGAAAATGTTATAATTTCTTTGGTGAATGAAGTTAATAGCAATCATCCACCATCATTTCACTACATAGCTTCCAATGTGGTTTTCCAGAATGCATATGTAAACTTTTCTCTGGCTCGTATTGGAGATGATAATAGTTGTTCAACTTGCTCTGGTGATTGTTTATCATTGTCCACACCTTGTGCTTGTGCACACATAACCGACGGTGATTTCGCCTACACAAAGGAAGGCCTTATAAAAGAAgagtttcttaaagaatgtatTTCCATGAATCGTGACCCCAAGAAACACTGCCAGTTCTTTTGCAAAGAGTGCCCATTGGAAAGATCAAAAAATGAGGACATTATAGAAGCTTGTAAAGGTCATCTGATGAGAAACTTCATAAAAGAGTGTTGGTGGAAATGTGGCTGTAGTAAACAATGTGGCAACCGTGTAGTACAGCGAGGTATAAGCCATAAGTTACAG GTCTTTATGACTCCGGAGGGGAAAGGATGGGGCTTGCGGACCCTTGAAGACCTTCCTCGAGGTGCTTTTGTCTGTGAATATGTTGGAGAAGTTCTGACCAACACAGAACTCTTTGATCGTGTTGCACGGAGCCCCAATGGGGAGGAACATTCTTATCCAGCCCTGCTGGATGCTGACTGGGGTTCAGAGGGTGTCCTAAAGGATGAGGAGGCTCTTTGTTTGGATGCTACATTTTATGGGAATGTTGCCAGGTTCATCAATCACAG ATGCTTCGATTCAAATTTGGTTGAAATACCAGTTGAAATAGAGACTCCTGATCACCACTACTATCAT CTTGCTTttttcactacaagaaaaattaAGGCAATGGAGGAGCTCACTTGG GATTATGGTACTGATTTTGATGATCTTGAACATCCAGTAAAAGCATTTAGCTGCCATTGCAGTAGCAAGTTCTGCCGAAATATGAAACGTCCAAGCC GATCTAGATCAAGAAGGTAG
- the LOC125870616 gene encoding probable inactive histone-lysine N-methyltransferase SUVR2 isoform X3, with the protein MPVNPRVKKAFRAMKSIGISEEKVKPILKSLLKLYDKNWELIEEENYRALADAIFEKEDAEVAEHKKPENNEVHDVREEVLEEEAVPEEPERPLKRLRLRYQEGQASPSSNNSSAGTSLKRPRREEEGELSGPRYQNQSQGEANPSSVRKNLRLNETETSPIASRGQSSVAAKSSHALKLKEPKTEPGVELSSKQKMSGSLSLIKPKDEPYTDDMPQFEVPIAVIHPEPSNKGDTSSGNTSRRHSETPEPLAIELRGGRDSVEEITTSLNGVTTSRELIEVQDRCHTDVDIASSPSGEVKISIYCDPALCRSSDFHTPSVESVMKMVELKCLKSYKILDPNFSLMKLMKDMCECVLELGTQHSPELQSTTDVAAENDFGSRSMTVNSSNGFMNFEIDAGDAQPKIPRPSPPRNGEDYIQAGQIASMGNCGSIPETDQNGIEQTNPWSMEAPCELILGEIGTFDSLNELLNSNLGAGEAQPEITHLNSYFGEDSTQADHTASMGNCGIAPETSQSRLEEVVSREATPRDVGSVEVIDITKGQENVIISLVNEVNSNHPPSFHYIASNVVFQNAYVNFSLARIGDDNSCSTCSGDCLSLSTPCACAHITDGDFAYTKEGLIKEEFLKECISMNRDPKKHCQFFCKECPLERSKNEDIIEACKGHLMRNFIKECWWKCGCSKQCGNRVVQRGISHKLQVFMTPEGKGWGLRTLEDLPRGAFVCEYVGEVLTNTELFDRVARSPNGEEHSYPALLDADWGSEGVLKDEEALCLDATFYGNVARFINHRCFDSNLVEIPVEIETPDHHYYHLAFFTTRKIKAMEELTWDYGTDFDDLEHPVKAFSCHCSSKFCRNMKRPSRSRSRR; encoded by the exons ATGCCGGTCAATCCAAGAGTAAAGAAGGCATTTCGTGCTATGAAAAGTATTGGCATCTCTGAGGAAAAGGTGAAGCCAATCTTGAAGAGCCTTCTCAAACTATATGACAAAAATTGGGAGCTTATTGAAGAGGAAAATTATAGAGCACTTGCAGATGCTATATTTGAAAAGGAGGATGCAGAG GTGGCAGAACATAAGAAGCCTGAAAATAATGAAGTACATGATGTG CGAGAGGAAGTTTTAGAGGAAGAAGCAGTGCCTGAGGAGCCTGAAAGACCACTAAAGAGATTGCGATTAAGATATCAAGAAGGTCAAGCTTCACCTTCCTCTAACAATTCTAGTGCCGGGACTTCTCTTAAAAGGCCTAGGCGGGAGGAGGAAGGTGAATTATCTGGACCTCGTTATCAGAACCAGTCACAAGGGGAAGCAAATCCTAGTTCTGTTAGGAAAAATCTCAGGTTGAACGAAACTGAAACATCTCCGATCGCGTCCAGGGGTCAGAGTTCGGTTGCTGCTAAATCTTCCCATGCATTAAAACTCAAAGAGCCAAAGACAGAACCAGGTGTAGAATTGTCCTCTAAACAGAAGATGTCGGGATCCCTTTCTTTAATCAAGCCTAAGGATGAACCATATACTGATGATATGCCACAGTTTGAGGTTCCTATTGCTGTTATTCACCCAG AGCCGTCAAACAAGGGAGATACTTCAAGTGGTAACACCTCAAGGAGACATTCAGAAACTCCTGAACCTTTAGCGATAGAACTAAGAGGTGGAAGAGATTCAGTTGAGGAAATTACGACTTCATTGAATGGAGTGACAACCAGTCGTGAGCTGATAGAAGTCCAGGATAGATGTCACACTGATGTAGATATTGCCTCCTCACCATCTGGAGAGGTAAAAATCTCTATTTACTGTGACCCAGCTCTTTGTAGATCATCAGATTTCCATACGCCGAGTGTAGAATCAGTTATGAAGATGGTGGAGCTTAAATGTCTTAAATCATACAAAATCCTGGACCCTAACTTTTCTCTGATGAAGCTGATGAAAGACATGTGTGAGTGTGTTTTGGAACTGGGAACTCAACATAGTCCTGAATTGCAATCAACCACAGATGTTGCTGCAGAAAATGATTTCGGCTCGAGAAGCATGACTGTTAATTCCTCAAATGgatttatgaattttgaaattgatgCTGGGGATGCTCAACCAAAGATACCCCGACCCTCTCCTCCTCGTAATGGTGAAGACTACATTCAAGCTGGTCAGATTGCATCAATGGGCAACTGTGGTAGTATTCCAGAAACTGACCAGAATGGTATTGAGCAGACTAATCCATGGAGTATGGAGGCTCCATGTGAATTAATTCTAGGTGAAATAGGTACATTTGATTCCTTAAATGAGTTGCTGAACTCTAATCTTGGTGCTGGGGAAGCTCAACCAGAGATAACCCATCTCAATTCTTATTTTGGTGAAGACAGCACTCAAGCTGATCATACAGCATCAATGGGCAACTGTGGTATTGCTCCAGAGACCAGTCAGAGTCGTCTTGAGGAGGTGGTTTCGCGTGAAGCGACTCCACGTGATGTAGGGTCTGTTGAAGTCATTGATATAACCAAGGGGCAAGAAAATGTTATAATTTCTTTGGTGAATGAAGTTAATAGCAATCATCCACCATCATTTCACTACATAGCTTCCAATGTGGTTTTCCAGAATGCATATGTAAACTTTTCTCTGGCTCGTATTGGAGATGATAATAGTTGTTCAACTTGCTCTGGTGATTGTTTATCATTGTCCACACCTTGTGCTTGTGCACACATAACCGACGGTGATTTCGCCTACACAAAGGAAGGCCTTATAAAAGAAgagtttcttaaagaatgtatTTCCATGAATCGTGACCCCAAGAAACACTGCCAGTTCTTTTGCAAAGAGTGCCCATTGGAAAGATCAAAAAATGAGGACATTATAGAAGCTTGTAAAGGTCATCTGATGAGAAACTTCATAAAAGAGTGTTGGTGGAAATGTGGCTGTAGTAAACAATGTGGCAACCGTGTAGTACAGCGAGGTATAAGCCATAAGTTACAG GTCTTTATGACTCCGGAGGGGAAAGGATGGGGCTTGCGGACCCTTGAAGACCTTCCTCGAGGTGCTTTTGTCTGTGAATATGTTGGAGAAGTTCTGACCAACACAGAACTCTTTGATCGTGTTGCACGGAGCCCCAATGGGGAGGAACATTCTTATCCAGCCCTGCTGGATGCTGACTGGGGTTCAGAGGGTGTCCTAAAGGATGAGGAGGCTCTTTGTTTGGATGCTACATTTTATGGGAATGTTGCCAGGTTCATCAATCACAG ATGCTTCGATTCAAATTTGGTTGAAATACCAGTTGAAATAGAGACTCCTGATCACCACTACTATCAT CTTGCTTttttcactacaagaaaaattaAGGCAATGGAGGAGCTCACTTGG GATTATGGTACTGATTTTGATGATCTTGAACATCCAGTAAAAGCATTTAGCTGCCATTGCAGTAGCAAGTTCTGCCGAAATATGAAACGTCCAAGCC GATCTAGATCAAGAAGGTAG